In a genomic window of Deltaproteobacteria bacterium:
- a CDS encoding OmpA family protein, which yields MRARCTHWLGLAVALALSLEAATALGQRSGGPVDIQLFRPAIDSKGLITLNASQVLGHLDPSFGLILNYARRPLFFEGNAAAGRWCTAGGFNSCAVGSDQYIPSRYAIDNMVTGNLQAALGLFKHFEIGLGMPLTFWKGDTNPDTQPSGPSGGGDSGSIDAQGAGDLALHLKGRILNTSKHPVGLAVVTSFSFPTGDKEKFLGSGRFGFAPSVILDKEFWRGRLHLALNVGARFRFGSNSSWRDTRQCDTGATPAQADCGTGTLVENTHNLHYGIGASVAIVPKRFAFVAELIGQTGFDGFAKADKYNSAHEVLGGFKLYLARNSYFTFGAGRGLRGGGANYQFGSPDVRAFVGFIFEPSIGDRDGDGIKDDVDKCPDDPEDFDDFEDEDGCPDPDNDRDGILDRDDKCPNEPEDKDGIEDQDGCPEADVLDRDGDGIPDDKDKCPDDPEDKDGFEDQDGCPDPDNDKDGILDVDDLCPNDPEDKDGFEDKDGCPDPDNDKDRILDKDDKCPNEPETYNGYQDEDGCPDKGRVIVHKGRIEILDKIYFETDSAKIKPMSYPILNAIVATLKGNPQILLVELQAHADERGADAYNLDLTDRRAASVRTYLVEHGVEAGRLQSKGYGETRPVDKGHNEDAWSKNRRVEFVILKRSQ from the coding sequence ATGCGTGCTCGCTGTACCCACTGGCTCGGCCTCGCTGTGGCGCTCGCACTCTCGCTGGAGGCCGCCACGGCCCTCGGTCAGCGCTCCGGTGGTCCGGTCGACATCCAGCTCTTTCGACCGGCGATCGACTCGAAGGGCCTCATCACGCTGAACGCTTCGCAGGTGCTCGGGCACCTCGATCCGAGCTTCGGGCTCATCCTCAATTACGCGCGACGCCCGCTCTTCTTCGAGGGGAACGCCGCCGCGGGCCGCTGGTGCACCGCCGGTGGGTTCAACAGCTGCGCCGTCGGGAGTGACCAGTACATCCCGAGCCGCTACGCCATCGACAACATGGTGACCGGCAACCTGCAGGCCGCGCTCGGACTGTTCAAGCACTTCGAGATCGGGCTCGGCATGCCGCTCACGTTCTGGAAGGGGGACACCAATCCGGATACGCAGCCGAGCGGTCCGAGCGGCGGCGGCGATTCGGGGAGCATCGACGCGCAGGGGGCAGGCGACCTGGCGCTGCATCTCAAGGGCCGCATCCTGAACACCTCCAAGCACCCGGTCGGTCTCGCGGTGGTGACCTCCTTCTCCTTCCCGACGGGGGACAAGGAGAAGTTTCTCGGGTCGGGGCGCTTCGGCTTCGCGCCGTCGGTGATCCTGGACAAGGAGTTCTGGCGCGGCCGGCTGCACCTCGCGCTGAACGTGGGCGCGCGCTTCCGCTTCGGCAGCAACTCGAGCTGGCGCGACACGCGGCAGTGCGACACGGGGGCGACGCCGGCGCAGGCCGACTGCGGCACCGGCACGCTCGTCGAGAACACGCACAACCTGCACTACGGGATCGGCGCGTCGGTGGCCATCGTGCCCAAGCGCTTCGCGTTCGTGGCGGAGCTCATCGGGCAGACGGGCTTCGACGGGTTCGCCAAGGCCGACAAGTACAACTCGGCGCACGAGGTCCTCGGCGGATTCAAGCTCTACCTGGCGCGCAACTCGTACTTCACCTTCGGCGCGGGGCGCGGGCTCCGTGGCGGTGGCGCGAACTACCAGTTCGGCTCCCCCGACGTGCGCGCCTTCGTGGGCTTCATCTTCGAGCCCTCGATCGGCGACCGGGACGGCGACGGGATCAAGGACGACGTGGACAAGTGCCCCGACGACCCGGAGGACTTCGACGACTTCGAGGACGAGGACGGCTGCCCCGATCCGGACAACGACCGCGACGGCATCCTGGACCGGGACGACAAGTGCCCGAACGAGCCCGAGGACAAGGACGGCATCGAGGACCAGGATGGCTGCCCCGAGGCGGACGTGCTCGACCGGGACGGTGACGGCATCCCCGACGACAAGGACAAGTGCCCGGACGACCCCGAGGACAAGGACGGCTTCGAGGACCAGGACGGCTGCCCGGACCCGGACAACGACAAGGACGGGATCCTGGACGTGGACGACCTCTGTCCGAACGACCCCGAGGACAAGGACGGCTTCGAGGACAAGGACGGCTGCCCGGACCCGGACAACGACAAGGACCGCATCCTGGACAAGGACGACAAGTGTCCGAACGAGCCGGAGACCTACAACGGCTACCAGGACGAGGACGGTTGCCCGGACAAGGGGCGCGTCATCGTGCACAAGGGTCGCATCGAGATCTTGGACAAGATCTACTTCGAGACGGATAGCGCGAAGATCAAGCCCATGAGCTACCCGATCCTGAACGCGATCGTGGCCACGCTGAAGGGGAACCCGCAGATCCTGCTGGTGGAGCTGCAGGCCCACGCCGACGAGCGCGGGGCGGATGCCTACAACCTGGACCTCACGGACCGACGTGCAGCCTCGGTACGCACCTACCTCGTCGAGCACGGGGTGGAGGCGGGGCGGCTGCAGTCCAAGGGCTACGGCGAGACCCGCCCGGTGGACAAGGGGCATAACGAAGACGCCTGGTCGAAGAACCGTCGCGTGGAATTCGTGATCCTCAAGCGGTCGCAGTAG
- a CDS encoding cell division FtsA domain-containing protein: MFSLVRALVSVALLGGLVYVAVAVPMGGKTIWQHVKAIADSKEGQELADGVKEKAGEVLRRDGGPESDARDGGGRRARKPSREKLTDKERELLRKLIREKLEDDKSK, from the coding sequence ATGTTCTCCCTCGTACGAGCCCTCGTCTCCGTCGCCCTCCTCGGGGGGCTGGTCTACGTGGCCGTGGCCGTGCCGATGGGGGGCAAGACCATCTGGCAGCACGTGAAGGCCATCGCCGACTCCAAGGAGGGGCAGGAGCTCGCCGACGGGGTGAAGGAGAAGGCCGGGGAGGTCCTGCGACGGGACGGGGGCCCGGAGTCCGACGCGCGAGACGGCGGCGGGCGGCGCGCGCGCAAGCCCTCCCGCGAGAAACTCACGGACAAGGAGCGCGAGCTCCTCCGCAAGCTGATCCGCGAGAAGCTCGAGGACGACAAGAGCAAGTAA
- a CDS encoding sigma 54-interacting transcriptional regulator, with amino-acid sequence MGSGSNGSVVLRNRYRILRRLGAGGGGSVYRVEDLRGAGEPRPELALKALFGDDRGETLLGLLRQEFRVLATLRHPLLARVYDFGSFPAESGLEGALGRPGYFFTRDLIDGEDLATYGRDRSVLELCLVCQRAAQVLDILHRAGIVHGDFKPANVIVSSDGRPHLIDFGLVRGEGQISGTSGTAAYFSPEMLRGAKVDRRADLYALGVTLYQLLVGHLPLPEATLGELVAWHLNGPVLQASPEREVPAELDRVLARLTERDPEQRYPSAAEVALALGEVVTLLGGASASVEERLFVPPPPGENLQEAQSALEVSVRRRIVRLEGGPALVSLAGEPGSGRSTVLRELAWRCQLGGVEVIRGDFQAGDPRAYGLLSDLLAQVAGLVGLASPLGQEAARAAPAGEADRYGLYQQMSDFLSAAARRVPLLLLVDGADQADRESQAALRYLGHTLEERAPVLLVAGYRADEGVRDRLGQPPEVVLRPLSVAELSRMLAVASGRSDAALAERIHQLTSGNPLFSMEVLRRLCEAGWPPRPDLQKLAPPRGLEEVYARRYGELSGDEQAVLAALAVLGRPSSGMALLALLEAASETGRELQVGLPLERLEAEEWILRHPDGAWGFRQGPASRLIYGWVRGERRAALHRAALKLLERSGEGNPVECARHALGAEVFALAAPHLERALASLRAVGAHQRAIELCEAAVALPQPAASLRATRRQLGELYRGAADYERAREELELACEGAEGSELTEAAIALSRVYRAEGQAERALAVLEESLARELTRAERLQALSAKAAVLTALEHHEGVLEAVDRALTLEREEASLGRPDALSRADLRRRRAWALGQLARYDEAGETMERALADARACGDRRAEANILNGWAAVDTRRGDFSRVAERYGAALACAQEVGDVERVAAVRFNLAAYHLQRGEYAACLQHLEESSRLFTAMGAQQNEANARCNLAYLELKLGLYEQARVSLARTRELMRRLGRPGGEALAVLLTGIWQARRGRLDEARREIDEARRLYLEVGQKRDAADALLDLAEAELLVGEPQAAREALDRAGREVTLEQLGDLAVRAVTLRARAVARIGSAEEKAASAAALAGALDQARALESPELLWQCHGAAHELEGARGQVERAGRHAREGAAILRSMAHELPPEVQAAFFQDPWRRALRKAAAKDQLTELGRTMQAGTRDHDVNLAATLPTFAADEAPRSHPPQERFYRLLEIYRRIASELDLERLLGLVMDAAVELTGAERGFLLLRSPTGELAVEVARNIDPERGSGAYSRTIAERVISSGQPVITVSARNDPRFSEYASVAELQLESVLCIPIHARDTVAGVLYMESRFQTGRFTPEDQRLLVAFGDQVAIALTNARLIAENLRNTKALEQAKREIEQLAEERGRLLEKRTHELAEAQRDLAETKRRIGGQKGRLGIIGASEPMQRVFDLVERVAVTDVPVLIEGESGTGKEMVARAIHQASERVKGRLVSVNCAAIPETLLESELFGHVRGAFTGADRDRKGLFTNAHGGTLFLDEIGDMPPRMQVDLLRALQEKTIRPVGGQQDLQVDVRVIAASNKPLRRLVQQGTFREDLFYRLHVVRIGLPPLRERPEDIPLLVDHFLEGFSGQLKTERKRVTREALRALMSYTWPGNVRQLEHALMNAVVLSEGSVLDARDFTLEAPVVAEVSRAAPAPSTSDERSDAERREILSALEAHNWNRSRAAEALGIPRRTFYRRLKDYGIQ; translated from the coding sequence ATGGGTTCCGGATCGAACGGCTCCGTCGTGCTGCGCAATCGCTACCGCATCCTGCGCCGCCTGGGCGCGGGGGGCGGCGGGTCGGTCTACCGGGTGGAAGATCTCCGTGGCGCCGGTGAGCCGCGGCCCGAGCTGGCCCTCAAGGCGCTCTTCGGGGACGACCGCGGCGAGACGCTCCTCGGCTTGCTCCGCCAGGAGTTCCGCGTCCTCGCCACGCTCCGGCACCCGCTCCTCGCGCGGGTCTACGACTTCGGCAGCTTCCCCGCGGAGAGCGGGCTCGAAGGGGCGCTCGGCCGGCCCGGGTACTTCTTCACCCGCGACCTGATCGACGGCGAGGACCTCGCCACGTACGGCCGCGACCGGTCGGTGCTCGAGCTCTGCCTCGTCTGCCAGCGCGCGGCCCAGGTGCTGGACATCCTGCACCGCGCGGGGATCGTGCACGGCGACTTCAAGCCGGCCAACGTGATCGTCTCGTCCGACGGGAGGCCGCACCTCATCGACTTCGGGCTCGTGCGCGGCGAGGGGCAGATCAGCGGCACGAGCGGCACCGCGGCGTACTTCTCGCCGGAGATGCTGCGCGGGGCGAAGGTGGACCGCCGGGCGGACCTCTACGCGCTCGGGGTGACGCTCTATCAGTTGCTCGTCGGACACCTCCCGCTGCCGGAGGCGACGCTCGGGGAGCTCGTGGCCTGGCATCTGAACGGGCCGGTCCTGCAGGCGAGTCCGGAGCGGGAGGTCCCCGCCGAGCTGGACCGGGTGCTCGCACGGCTCACCGAGCGCGACCCCGAGCAACGCTATCCCTCGGCGGCCGAGGTGGCGCTGGCGCTCGGCGAGGTCGTGACCCTCCTCGGGGGCGCGTCGGCCAGCGTCGAGGAGCGCCTCTTCGTACCGCCCCCGCCCGGGGAGAACCTGCAAGAGGCGCAGAGCGCGCTCGAGGTGTCGGTGCGGCGCCGCATCGTGCGGCTCGAGGGGGGACCCGCGCTCGTGAGTCTGGCCGGCGAGCCGGGCTCGGGGCGGAGCACCGTGCTGCGCGAGCTGGCCTGGCGCTGTCAGCTCGGCGGCGTCGAGGTGATCCGCGGCGACTTCCAGGCCGGGGACCCGCGCGCCTACGGGCTGCTCTCCGATCTGCTGGCGCAGGTGGCGGGGCTCGTGGGGCTCGCTTCCCCGCTCGGCCAGGAGGCCGCACGCGCTGCGCCGGCGGGGGAGGCCGACCGCTACGGTCTCTACCAGCAGATGAGCGACTTCCTCTCGGCAGCCGCGCGCCGCGTGCCGCTGCTCCTGCTCGTGGACGGCGCCGACCAGGCGGACCGCGAGAGCCAGGCGGCGCTGCGCTACCTCGGTCACACTCTGGAGGAGCGCGCACCGGTCCTGCTCGTGGCCGGCTACCGCGCCGACGAGGGGGTGCGCGACAGGCTCGGTCAACCGCCGGAGGTGGTGCTCCGTCCGCTGTCGGTGGCGGAGCTCTCGCGCATGCTCGCCGTGGCCTCGGGGAGGAGCGACGCCGCGCTCGCGGAGCGGATCCATCAGCTCACGAGCGGCAACCCCCTCTTCTCGATGGAGGTGCTGCGGCGGCTGTGCGAGGCGGGCTGGCCGCCGCGTCCCGACCTGCAGAAGCTCGCGCCGCCGCGGGGGCTCGAGGAGGTCTACGCGCGGCGCTACGGCGAGCTCTCCGGCGACGAGCAAGCCGTGCTCGCGGCCCTCGCGGTCCTCGGTCGGCCGAGCTCGGGGATGGCGCTGCTCGCGCTGCTCGAGGCGGCGTCGGAGACGGGGCGCGAGCTGCAGGTGGGGCTGCCGCTCGAACGCCTCGAGGCGGAGGAGTGGATCCTGCGGCACCCCGACGGCGCGTGGGGCTTCCGGCAGGGGCCCGCGTCGCGCCTGATCTATGGGTGGGTCAGGGGGGAGCGCCGGGCTGCGCTTCACCGCGCGGCCCTCAAGCTGCTCGAGCGCAGCGGCGAGGGCAATCCCGTCGAGTGCGCGCGTCACGCGCTCGGCGCCGAGGTGTTCGCGCTCGCGGCGCCGCACCTCGAGCGCGCCCTCGCCAGCTTGAGGGCCGTGGGGGCGCACCAGCGCGCCATCGAGCTCTGCGAGGCGGCGGTCGCGTTGCCGCAGCCGGCCGCTTCGCTGCGGGCGACGCGGCGCCAGCTCGGGGAGCTCTATCGCGGGGCGGCCGACTACGAACGCGCGCGCGAGGAGCTCGAGCTGGCGTGCGAGGGGGCCGAGGGGAGCGAGCTGACCGAGGCGGCCATCGCGCTCTCGCGCGTCTACCGCGCCGAGGGGCAGGCGGAGCGCGCGCTCGCGGTGCTCGAGGAGAGTCTGGCCCGGGAGCTCACGCGGGCGGAGCGGCTCCAGGCGCTCTCGGCGAAGGCGGCGGTGCTCACGGCGCTCGAGCATCACGAGGGGGTGCTCGAGGCCGTGGACCGGGCGCTGACTCTCGAGCGAGAGGAGGCGTCGCTCGGACGCCCCGACGCCCTCTCGCGTGCGGACCTCCGTCGTCGACGCGCGTGGGCTCTCGGGCAGCTCGCACGCTACGACGAGGCGGGGGAGACGATGGAGCGCGCGCTGGCCGACGCGCGAGCCTGCGGGGACCGACGCGCCGAGGCGAACATCCTGAACGGCTGGGCGGCGGTGGATACGCGCCGGGGAGACTTCTCGCGGGTGGCCGAGCGGTACGGCGCGGCCCTCGCGTGCGCCCAGGAGGTGGGCGACGTGGAGCGCGTGGCGGCGGTGCGCTTCAACCTGGCGGCGTACCACCTGCAGCGCGGCGAGTACGCGGCGTGCCTGCAGCACCTCGAGGAGAGCTCGCGGCTCTTCACCGCCATGGGGGCGCAGCAGAACGAAGCCAACGCGCGCTGCAACCTGGCCTACCTCGAGCTCAAGCTGGGGCTTTACGAGCAGGCGCGCGTGAGCCTCGCGCGGACGCGGGAGCTCATGCGGCGACTCGGGCGCCCGGGGGGCGAGGCGCTCGCGGTGTTGCTCACGGGGATCTGGCAGGCGCGGCGCGGCCGGCTCGACGAGGCGCGCCGGGAGATCGACGAGGCGCGGCGCCTCTACCTCGAGGTGGGGCAGAAGCGAGACGCGGCGGACGCCCTCCTCGACCTTGCGGAGGCGGAGCTCCTCGTGGGCGAGCCGCAGGCGGCGCGCGAGGCGCTCGACCGGGCGGGGCGCGAGGTCACGCTCGAGCAGCTCGGGGACCTCGCGGTGCGGGCCGTCACTCTGCGGGCGCGCGCGGTGGCCCGCATCGGGAGCGCGGAGGAGAAGGCGGCGAGCGCGGCGGCTCTCGCGGGGGCGCTCGACCAGGCCCGTGCGCTGGAGTCACCGGAGCTCCTCTGGCAGTGCCACGGGGCGGCGCACGAGCTCGAGGGGGCTCGCGGTCAGGTGGAGCGCGCGGGGCGACACGCTCGCGAGGGGGCCGCGATCCTCCGCTCGATGGCCCACGAGCTGCCGCCCGAGGTTCAGGCGGCCTTCTTCCAGGACCCCTGGCGGCGCGCGCTGCGCAAGGCGGCCGCCAAGGACCAACTCACGGAGCTCGGGCGAACGATGCAGGCAGGAACGCGGGACCACGACGTCAACCTGGCAGCCACGCTCCCTACCTTCGCCGCCGACGAGGCGCCGCGCAGCCATCCGCCGCAGGAGCGCTTCTACCGGCTCCTCGAGATCTACCGGCGCATCGCTTCGGAGCTCGACCTCGAGCGCTTGCTGGGGCTCGTGATGGACGCCGCCGTGGAGCTGACGGGCGCCGAGCGCGGCTTCCTGCTGCTCCGGAGTCCGACCGGCGAGCTCGCGGTGGAGGTGGCGCGCAACATCGACCCGGAGCGCGGCAGCGGCGCCTACAGCCGCACCATCGCCGAGCGCGTCATCTCCTCGGGGCAGCCGGTGATCACCGTCTCCGCGCGCAACGATCCGCGCTTCTCCGAGTACGCGAGCGTGGCGGAGCTCCAGCTCGAATCGGTGCTCTGCATTCCGATCCACGCGCGGGATACCGTGGCGGGCGTGCTCTACATGGAGAGCCGCTTCCAGACGGGACGCTTCACCCCGGAGGACCAGCGGCTGCTCGTGGCGTTCGGCGACCAGGTGGCCATTGCGCTGACGAATGCGCGGCTCATCGCGGAGAACCTGCGGAACACCAAGGCGCTCGAGCAGGCCAAGCGCGAGATCGAGCAGCTCGCCGAGGAGCGCGGCCGGCTGCTCGAGAAGCGCACCCACGAGCTGGCCGAGGCCCAGCGGGACCTGGCCGAGACGAAGCGCCGCATCGGCGGGCAGAAGGGGCGGCTCGGCATCATCGGCGCGAGCGAGCCGATGCAGCGGGTCTTCGACCTGGTGGAGCGGGTGGCGGTCACGGACGTCCCGGTGCTCATCGAAGGCGAGAGCGGGACGGGCAAGGAGATGGTGGCGCGGGCGATCCATCAGGCCAGCGAGCGCGTGAAAGGTCGCCTCGTCTCCGTGAACTGCGCGGCGATCCCCGAGACGCTGCTCGAGAGCGAGCTCTTCGGGCACGTGCGGGGGGCGTTCACGGGCGCCGACCGGGACCGCAAGGGGCTCTTCACGAACGCCCACGGCGGGACCCTGTTTCTCGACGAGATCGGGGACATGCCGCCGCGTATGCAGGTGGACCTGCTGCGCGCGCTGCAGGAGAAGACCATCCGCCCCGTCGGAGGGCAGCAGGACCTGCAGGTGGACGTGCGGGTCATCGCCGCCTCCAACAAGCCCCTACGCAGGCTCGTGCAGCAGGGGACCTTTCGCGAGGATCTCTTCTACCGCCTCCACGTGGTGCGCATCGGGCTCCCCCCGCTTCGCGAGCGGCCCGAGGACATCCCGCTGCTGGTGGACCACTTCCTGGAGGGGTTTTCCGGCCAGCTCAAGACGGAGCGCAAGCGGGTGACGCGCGAGGCGCTGCGTGCGCTCATGAGCTACACCTGGCCCGGAAACGTGCGCCAGCTCGAGCACGCGCTGATGAACGCGGTCGTGCTCTCCGAGGGGTCGGTGCTCGACGCGCGGGACTTCACGCTCGAGGCGCCGGTGGTGGCCGAGGTCTCTCGCGCGGCGCCGGCGCCCTCCACCTCGGACGAGCGCTCGGATGCGGAGCGACGGGAGATCTTGTCGGCGCTCGAGGCGCACAACTGGAACCGCAGCCGCGCCGCCGAGGCGCTCGGGATCCCGCGGCGCACCTTCTATCGGAGGCTGAAGGACTACGGCATTCAGTAG
- a CDS encoding discoidin domain-containing protein, protein MSPTNRRFSRFTALAAAALCAAATIGAAGCAADAPGGAAWDAGTADAGVMRPDLPGRCSATASLPAPTVNPIAGPTQHAVQPFRGVALGASMIVAKGGAGTSAPVRVSTDGKFCLEVQLIEDAPNSVVFTALDAQGCPGPSTTITVQHQTSRGKSDSGVVPTSTEPTNIALNAPVKISQTPDDGGDPATLTDGDPKKGIKVTFWDVEANGACNNFVWVRLDFGKSFTVSKIRLRYPDDVGNDFAKCFSVLVARSANAGDPDPKNTKDWIVAHEEKNGTKEGKFVSFNPESAQAAAVLLYENDSPGLQETIRLGDIEIFGSDPNVVPAAAPDRCE, encoded by the coding sequence ATGTCGCCCACGAATCGTCGATTCTCCCGCTTCACCGCCCTCGCCGCCGCCGCGCTCTGCGCTGCCGCGACCATCGGAGCCGCCGGCTGCGCTGCCGACGCCCCGGGGGGCGCCGCCTGGGATGCGGGCACGGCCGACGCGGGAGTGATGCGACCCGACCTCCCGGGACGCTGTTCGGCCACCGCCTCGCTCCCCGCGCCGACGGTGAACCCGATCGCGGGCCCCACCCAGCACGCGGTGCAGCCCTTCCGGGGCGTGGCGCTCGGGGCCTCCATGATCGTGGCCAAGGGGGGCGCCGGCACCTCCGCGCCGGTGCGCGTCTCCACCGACGGCAAGTTCTGCCTCGAGGTGCAGCTCATTGAGGACGCTCCGAATAGCGTCGTCTTCACCGCGCTCGACGCGCAGGGCTGCCCGGGGCCGAGCACCACGATCACCGTGCAACATCAGACCAGCCGCGGAAAGAGCGACAGCGGCGTGGTGCCGACCTCTACCGAGCCGACGAACATCGCGCTGAACGCGCCGGTGAAGATCAGCCAGACGCCGGACGACGGCGGCGACCCCGCGACCCTCACCGACGGAGATCCCAAGAAGGGGATCAAGGTCACCTTCTGGGACGTGGAGGCCAACGGCGCCTGCAACAACTTCGTCTGGGTGCGCCTCGACTTCGGCAAGAGCTTCACGGTGAGCAAGATCCGCCTGCGCTACCCCGACGACGTGGGGAACGACTTCGCCAAGTGCTTCTCGGTGCTCGTGGCCCGTTCGGCGAACGCCGGAGACCCGGACCCGAAGAACACGAAGGACTGGATCGTGGCGCACGAGGAGAAGAACGGCACGAAGGAGGGGAAGTTCGTCTCCTTCAACCCCGAGTCGGCGCAGGCCGCCGCCGTGCTGCTCTACGAGAACGACAGCCCCGGGCTGCAGGAGACCATCCGCCTGGGTGACATCGAGATCTTCGGCTCCGACCCCAACGTCGTCCCGGCCGCCGCCCCCGACCGCTGCGAGTAG
- a CDS encoding glycosyltransferase family 39 protein, with product MTARDLPHRSSERSSLQGTVPILLGLGLLAMTAQTFSVSATRLQPRYDEVHYLSLPRDYQREGGLLGAVRCHLEGRCRDANRNPLFQLVLLPFTHDAPVFYADAKLVTFGTALLLALAIFLVSARRFAHAPPAGGPPAASRVGARHLAAAAVLLLCLMPSLAELAGGVLSDVLHAALVFTAVAAIARAQDRGPVAWILTGAAIGLAYLTKGNAHLLFLPLLCVGLHLHGPRLLRRPQLYLAVLAFAAVAAFLLVRNARVYGNPLHNFNDRTVWLDRWEDTWALMNSPEWNRIGLGWYLERHSVFELAGRVLKGLGETIGVFVYVCGLGVTAAQPTHLPVAAAMALPRVLTGLAVLLLAGLGMRRRYREGHRAEVLAPLYTTGWLFLAFGVGAQGVGEIGQRFMLPFAVLYLPHAAFGLLRVAGPALLRRLRIPEGAAPWFVVVAASVPLCLKLGWFASGLATNPRAHVEVPPGWARTSAWFASHLGPTERYAIPHNSLYSTWDRPFPMTDARFIYNFQGPAQPMLAHLQGAQVTKLLVDAEDRDLSRYREKLSPEADAHGALAFLGWRRCFADGARPSRFLIYCAPPREAERYSPTRLRTSRERYPPLSASRFAVISSRRIDSVICSPGSCGGLSAMAVSSRRRVK from the coding sequence ATGACTGCGCGGGACCTGCCCCACCGCTCCTCCGAACGATCTTCACTGCAAGGGACGGTCCCGATTCTGCTCGGCCTCGGCCTGCTCGCGATGACAGCCCAGACCTTTTCGGTCTCGGCCACCCGCCTCCAGCCCCGCTACGACGAGGTGCACTACCTCTCACTGCCGCGGGACTACCAGCGGGAAGGCGGCCTCCTCGGCGCAGTGCGTTGCCACCTGGAGGGCCGCTGCCGCGACGCCAACCGCAACCCGCTCTTCCAGCTCGTCCTCCTCCCCTTCACGCACGACGCGCCGGTCTTCTACGCCGACGCGAAGCTCGTCACCTTCGGCACGGCGCTCCTCCTCGCCCTGGCCATCTTCCTCGTCAGCGCCCGCCGCTTCGCGCACGCGCCGCCTGCCGGTGGCCCCCCCGCCGCCTCGCGCGTGGGCGCGCGCCACCTGGCCGCCGCGGCCGTGCTCCTGCTCTGCCTGATGCCCAGCCTGGCCGAGCTGGCCGGCGGCGTGCTCTCCGACGTGCTCCACGCCGCGCTGGTCTTCACCGCCGTGGCGGCCATCGCCCGCGCCCAGGACCGTGGCCCGGTTGCCTGGATCCTGACCGGCGCGGCGATCGGGCTGGCCTACCTCACCAAGGGCAACGCCCACCTGCTCTTCTTGCCCCTCCTCTGCGTGGGGCTGCATCTGCACGGCCCGCGCCTCCTGCGACGGCCGCAGCTCTACCTCGCCGTGCTGGCCTTCGCCGCGGTGGCCGCCTTCCTCCTCGTGCGCAACGCCCGCGTCTACGGCAACCCGCTCCACAACTTCAACGACCGCACCGTCTGGCTGGATCGCTGGGAAGACACCTGGGCCCTCATGAACAGCCCCGAGTGGAACCGCATCGGACTCGGCTGGTACCTCGAACGTCACTCGGTCTTCGAGCTCGCGGGACGCGTCCTGAAGGGCCTCGGCGAGACGATCGGCGTCTTCGTCTACGTCTGCGGCCTCGGCGTGACCGCCGCGCAACCCACGCACCTGCCCGTCGCCGCCGCGATGGCCCTCCCGCGCGTTCTCACCGGCCTCGCGGTGCTCCTCCTCGCCGGCCTCGGGATGCGGCGCCGCTATCGCGAAGGCCACCGCGCCGAGGTGCTCGCCCCCCTCTACACCACGGGCTGGCTCTTTCTCGCCTTCGGCGTCGGCGCGCAGGGCGTGGGCGAGATCGGCCAGCGCTTCATGCTCCCCTTCGCGGTGCTCTACCTGCCGCACGCCGCCTTCGGCCTCCTCCGCGTGGCCGGCCCCGCGCTCCTCCGGCGTTTGCGCATCCCCGAGGGCGCGGCGCCCTGGTTCGTGGTCGTCGCGGCCTCGGTTCCGCTCTGCCTCAAGCTCGGCTGGTTCGCCTCCGGCCTGGCCACGAACCCGCGCGCGCACGTCGAGGTGCCCCCCGGCTGGGCGCGCACCTCGGCCTGGTTCGCCTCGCACCTCGGCCCGACCGAGCGCTACGCGATCCCCCACAACAGCCTCTATTCCACCTGGGATCGGCCCTTCCCCATGACCGACGCGCGCTTCATCTACAACTTCCAGGGCCCGGCCCAGCCGATGCTCGCGCACCTTCAGGGCGCGCAGGTCACGAAGCTCCTCGTCGACGCCGAGGATCGCGACCTATCGCGCTATCGAGAGAAGCTCTCGCCCGAGGCCGACGCGCACGGGGCGCTCGCCTTCCTCGGGTGGCGGCGCTGCTTCGCCGACGGAGCCAGGCCGAGCCGCTTTCTGATCTACTGCGCTCCTCCTCGGGAAGCGGAGCGCTACTCGCCGACCCGCTTGCGCACCTCGCGCGAGAGGTACCCGCCGCTCAGCGCGTCCAGGTTCGCGGTGATCTCGTCGAGACGAATCGACTCGGTGATCTGCTCCCCCGGATCCTGCGGCGGATTGAGCGCCATGGCCGTGAGCAGCCGCCGGCGCGTGAAGTAG